Proteins encoded by one window of Actinomycetota bacterium:
- a CDS encoding alpha/beta fold hydrolase has protein sequence MPHAVATDGARIYYEVHGDGEPIVLIMGLGSNIYGWARTIPWLVDQGRWQVVALDNRGVGRSDVPEGGYTIEQMADDVAAVLDAAGVDSAHVVGASLGGMVAQRFAVRHRERVRSLVLLCTSPGGPNAERASEEVLSSLVSRADDPANAYRANAWFLYSERTRTEHPDRIEEDIGNRLKIPTTPQGYLGQFMAAVSHDVWDELPTISAPTLVVHGCHDLLIPPGNGRRIADRIPGATYVEVQAGHMMQADALDEVREAVGRFLDLQLAR, from the coding sequence GTGCCGCACGCCGTCGCGACCGACGGAGCCCGCATCTACTACGAGGTGCACGGCGACGGGGAGCCGATCGTCCTCATCATGGGGCTCGGCTCCAACATCTACGGGTGGGCGCGTACGATCCCCTGGCTGGTCGACCAGGGACGATGGCAGGTCGTCGCGCTCGACAACCGCGGTGTCGGCCGGTCGGACGTCCCCGAGGGCGGATACACGATCGAGCAGATGGCCGACGACGTGGCGGCCGTCCTCGACGCGGCCGGCGTCGACAGCGCCCACGTCGTCGGTGCCTCGCTGGGCGGGATGGTGGCACAGAGGTTCGCGGTGCGCCATCGCGAGCGGGTCCGTTCGCTCGTGCTCCTCTGCACGAGCCCCGGCGGTCCGAACGCGGAGCGCGCCTCGGAGGAGGTCCTGTCCTCCCTGGTTTCCCGGGCCGACGACCCCGCCAACGCCTACCGGGCGAACGCCTGGTTCCTCTACTCCGAACGCACTCGCACGGAGCACCCGGACCGGATAGAGGAGGACATCGGGAACCGGCTCAAGATCCCGACCACCCCTCAGGGCTACCTGGGCCAGTTCATGGCGGCCGTGTCCCACGACGTCTGGGACGAGCTCCCCACCATCTCCGCGCCGACGCTCGTCGTCCACGGGTGCCACGACCTGCTGATACCGCCGGGGAACGGGAGACGGATCGCCGACCGCATCCCGGGTGCGACTTACGTGGAGGTGCAGGCGGGCCACATGATGCAGGCCGACGCGCTGGACGAGGTCCGGGAGGCGGTCGGGAGGTTCCTCGACCTC